The following proteins come from a genomic window of Neofelis nebulosa isolate mNeoNeb1 chromosome 5, mNeoNeb1.pri, whole genome shotgun sequence:
- the POU1F1 gene encoding pituitary-specific positive transcription factor 1 yields the protein MSCQPFTSADTFIPLNSESSATLPLIMHHSAAECLPVSNHATNVMSTVPSILSLIQTPKCLCAYFLVTSLGNTATGLHYSVPSCHYGNQPSTYGVMAGSLTPCLYKFPDHTLSHGFPPMHQPLLAEDPTVTDFKQELRRKSKLIEEPIDMDSPEIRELEKFANEFKVRRIKLGYTQTNVGEALAAVHGSEFSQTTICRFENLQLSFKNACKLKAILSKWLEEAEQVGALYNEKVGANERKRKRRTTISIAAKDALERHFGEQNKPSSQEIMRMAEELNLEKEVVRVWFCNRRQREKRVKTSLNQSLFTISKEHLECR from the exons ATGAGTTGCCAACCTTTTACTTCGGCTGATACCTTTATACCTCTGAATTCCGAGTCTTCTGCAACTCTGCCTCTGATAATGCATCACAGCGCTGCCGAGTGCCTCCCGGTCTCCAACCACGCCACCAATGTGATGTCTACAG TCCCGTCTATTTTGTCTTTGATCCAAACTCCTAAATGTTTGTGTGCATATTTCCTGGTGACATCGTTGGGAAACACAGCAACAGGACTTCATTATTCTGTTCCTTCCTGTCATTATGGAAACCAGCCATCAACCTATGGAGTGATGGCAG GTAGCTTAACCCCTTGTCTTTACAAGTTTCCTGACCACACCTTGAGTCATGGCTTTCCTCCCATGCACCAGCCTCTTCTGGCAGAAGACCCCACCGTCACTGATTTCAAGCAGGAACTCAGGCGGAAAAGTAAATTGATTGAAGAGCCCATAGACATGGATTCTCCGGAAATCCGAGAACTTGAGAAGTTTGCCAATGAATTTAAAGTGAGAAGAATTAAGTTAG GATACACCCAAACCAATGTTGGGGAAGCCCTGGCAGCTGTGCATGGCTCAGAATTCAGTCAAACGACTATCTGCCGATTTGAAAACCTGCAGCTCAGCTTTAAAAACGCATGCAAACTAAAAGCAATATTATCAAAATGGCTGGAGGAAGCAGAGCAAGTCGGAG CTTTATACAATGAAAAAGTGGgagcaaatgaaaggaaaaggaagcgaAGAACAACTATAAG TATCGCTGCTAAAGATGCTCTGGAGAGACACTTTGGAGAACAGAATAAACCTTCCTCTCAAGAGATCATGCGAATGGCTGAAGAActgaatcttgagaaagaagtaGTAAGAGTTTGGTTTTGCAatagaaggcagagagaaaaacgGGTGAAAACAAGTCTGAATCAGAGTTTATTTACTATTTCTAAGGAGCACCTTGAATGCAGATAA
- the CHMP2B gene encoding charged multivesicular body protein 2b, with protein MASLFKKKTVDDVIKEQNRELRGTQRAIIRDRAALEKQEKQLELEIKKMAKIGNKEACRVLAKQLVHLRKQKTRTFAVSSKVTSMSTQTKVMNSQMKMAGAMSTTAKTMQAVNKKMDPQKTLQTMQNFQKENMKMEMTEEMINDTLDDIFDGSDDEEESQDIVNQVLDEIGIEISGKMAKAPSAARSLPSASTSKATISDEEIERQLKALGVD; from the exons ATGTAATAAAGGAACAGAATCGAGAATTACGAGGTACGCAGAGAGCTATAATCAGAGATCGAGCAGCtttagagaaacaagaaaaacagctG gaattagaaattaagaaaatggctAAGATTGGTAATAAAGAAGCTTGCAGAGTTTTAGCGAAACAGCTTGTACATCTAcggaaacagaaaacaagaactTTTGCTGTAAGTTCTAAAGTCACTTCTATGTCCACACAAACAAAAGTGATGAATTCCCAGATGAAGATGGCAGGAGCAATGTCTACTACAGCAAAA acAATGCAAGCAGTTAACAAGAAGATGGATCCACAAAAGACGTTACAAACAATGCAGAACTTCCAGAAGGAGaacatgaaaatggaaatgactgAAGAAATGA tCAATGACACACTTGATGACATCTTTGATGGCTctgatgatgaagaagaaagcCAAGATATTGTGAATCAAGTTCTTGATGAAATCGGAATTGAAATCTCTGGAAAG ATGGCCAAAGCTCCATCAGCTGCTCGAAGCTTACCATCTGCCTCTACTTCAAAGGCTACGATCTCCGATGAAGAGATTGAACGGCAACTCAAAGCTTTAGGAGTAGATTAG